From Neofelis nebulosa isolate mNeoNeb1 chromosome X, mNeoNeb1.pri, whole genome shotgun sequence:
cgGCGTCATATTTACTATTAATTAATCTACTAAACAGAGTAAAATTTCCTTCCCAACACCTAATCATGAATATACGAAGACTATTTCACTTTGCGATGAAAAGAAACCTGATTATTAACATTCTATGAGGAGTAAATCAGACTTCATGACTCGTAAGAAGcagtaacatttttaaacagcATTAGGTCAATTTCATGGTTGCTTCAGCCTTTTAGTCTTGTACCCAGGCCAAAAGCACAGCTTCTGGAAGCAAATGTTGTGAATCAGATGACAAGTATAATATGCCACTAAAAGCAACAGCCACAGTGGTGTTAGCACTCAGCCAAGTCCCATGCCCTGGACGACTATGTGATGGAGCAGGTATTCAGGGATGACCCACTGGCCAGTCCCCACTGCCTCCTGGGGACTTTTTCCAAGACTCGTCTCTGGAGGAGCAGACTTAGCCCAAAACGTATCCAAGACTGTGACCTTGGCATACAGGAGTAGAACGGACACTGAGTCAGCTGACTAAAGTGTGGTACATATTTTACCAGGAAATAAGGAAATCTCAGGGTACAACTATACTGTGCAGAGTAAAGGTGTGGGTACAGAGAGCTGCCCAATTTTCCTGGTAGTTCTGCTTGGACTAGTCAGTAAGCCTCCAACCCTTGTATCAAATCACTTGATACAAGTGATTCACATCCACTATTAGAACCATTACAGAATCTTTGGTTggtgttattgttgctgtttagtttttctttcattatcataAACATAACTCCACAATCCAGCTAGACTTGGAGGGGAGTATTAGGAAAATATGGAACCCACAGAACTGCAGCGAGAGCACAGAGATTATAGGATATTTCCAGCAGATGGGGGTGAAGGGGTGCCTTCATGAGCTACAGAAGCAATGGTCTGGTAGTTAAGATAAGACACAAGTCAAGTGTTGGTCAGCAATAGTGGTCTTCCTGTTGGCCTTGGCATTCCTGGAGCCAAAGCCCTCCATGGCTTCTGCaatattccttctctctttcaccTTGCCAGAGGCCACATGCTTGCCATCCAACCACTCAGTCTTGGCAGTGGGGATGAAAACCTGGGAAGCATTTGTGTTGGGTCCAGCGTGTGCCACGGACAAGATGCCAGGACCTGTGTGCTTCAGGATGAAATTCTCATCGTCAGATTTCTCCCCATAGATGGACTGGCCACCAGTGCCATTATGGCATGTGCAGGCACAGTCCTGGCACAGAAATTCCCAAATAATCCTGCGAAAGCAGGAACCTTTATCACCAAATCCTTTCTCCCCAGTGCTCCGAGCATGAAAGTTTTCTGCTGTCTTTGGAACTTTGCCTGCAACCGGCTCAAAGGAGACATGGCCCAAGGGCCCGCCATCCACGGTGACGTTGAAGAACACGGTGGGGTCGACGGTGGCTGGACAGCACCAGAGCTTCCGGGGCAGTGGCATCTGCAGGGCCACCGTTACAGAGCTCCAgataagaaatgtttttcttagcATCTTTGACTTTGGAGGAGTAACACTGTCCTCTTTAAGTGTCCTACTTAAAGGCTCAATACTCAGCTTCAGAAAATTTCTAGAGACAGGATATAGCCTGTACTATCAGTAAGCTACTCAGCactatgttctttcttttacgCTGTTCCCAGTATCTCTGAGGCTAGAAGTGTGTGAGCTACCTTCTCCAGGCTTTGTGTCATCGAGGTTCAGAGTGAGGCCACACAAACAGGACACACTCACGGGGCAGGAGAGAAGCCAACGCCCAGCGTGGTGGTGGCAGGCAGGTGTGTGGGCTTTGGCAGATGAGCAATGGGAGGTGTCGCCAGGTGCTTCTGGCTACGGCAGGTAGCTGAGATCACCGGTGGTTCTTTCTTTATGTTACTATCCGCCCCGTTTCGATAAAGGTGGCTGCCGGCCTCTCCAGTTCCTTcgtaagcctccaactcttgtaTCAAATCACTTTCTTCTCGAAATAGCTAaaggttttctgttttccaaataaatCCTGGTTAGTGCAGAATGCCTTAGTCATGACTCAGGTTCACTGTTGGTAGAAGGGCCCAGAGGAGGCAATCGGGTTGGGTTCCCATAGGAGCAACCCCGGTACCGACACTGGGCAACAGGCAAAGGCTTAAGAAATCAGACTGAGCTCAATCTCAGGGATGGCAACTGTCAGTGGGGACTCTGACGCCGGCCTGGGTACCAGAGGTAAGATTCCAGTCCTTGGCAGAAACAGAACCAATCTGCTTTGGACCTCGCCTCAAAATCCAACGTCGACGTTTGAAACAGTCAAGTACTTCCTCTTCTTGCCAGGCACAACCTTAGCACAAGCAAGATAAAGAATTGCACTAGATTGTGTGAACCGACACAGGGGTGCCATGCTGTCCTAGATGCTGCCGCAGGAAAGATGGACCACAGCTTTAATGGTGCTGAGA
This genomic window contains:
- the LOC131502552 gene encoding peptidyl-prolyl cis-trans isomerase A-like, with the translated sequence MLRKTFLIWSSVTVALQMPLPRKLWCCPATVDPTVFFNVTVDGGPLGHVSFEPVAGKVPKTAENFHARSTGEKGFGDKGSCFRRIIWEFLCQDCACTCHNGTGGQSIYGEKSDDENFILKHTGPGILSVAHAGPNTNASQVFIPTAKTEWLDGKHVASGKVKERRNIAEAMEGFGSRNAKANRKTTIADQHLTCVLS